Genomic window (Asticcacaulis excentricus CB 48):
CTCTACCAGTACGCGTCCCGCCGCAGCGTCCTCACGGCGACGGGTGACGATATAGGCTTGACGTGCCGCCGGTGTGGCCAGCATCCACGTCGTTTCGTCAAGAGCATCGGTTTCGAAATAACCCCGTCTTTCCTCCGGCGGCGCATGACGCTGGGCAAAGGCGGCGGCTTCCGCGCCTAGCGCTTCGGCATAACCGCGAACAAAGCTCTCCAGCTTCGCCAAATCGAAGGGATGCAGACGTAGGCGCCGCGCTGCCATCAGACGGGCGATGGCATCCGGAAAAGCATTGGGGGCGATGCCGACAGCCTTGCGCGTTAAGAGGCGGATCAAAGGGCGGCGCACGGCATCCGGCACGATGGCCCGGGTGTCGGAAATGGTCTCTACGACCTGAAAAGAGGTCGGCATGGCTGGCCGGTCGAAGCGCAGAGTCTGAGCCGTCAGGGCCAGGGCCTGAAGCGAGGTCGCAACACCAGCACGCGCAAGCGCCAGATCGCGGTTGCCGGACAGAAGTCCGGGCAAGAGATGGATTTTGAAAACCTGTGCGCTCATGCCGTCCACCGTCCTAGGCTGGTTTCGGCCCAGCGCAGATCGAACGTCATCCCGTCCCACAGTCCCAGCCCCCTGAACGGCCCGGTGCGCAGCAAGGGCCATGCGCTGGCCTCTTGTGCGGCTGCCAATGGAAGGGCCAGGTCTCCACCGCACAGATAGAGGCACTCACCAGCGCGGCGTACCTCGGCGCCTTCGAAAGCGAACGGGTATTCGGCTAGCCACGGCCGGATGGACAGGGCCGCCTCATAAGCAGCGTAGGCAGTTTCGAGATCGCCGTTTGCAAGGTCTATGATCCCGCCTGGTTGCGCGGGGCTTGTTTGGGTGACCACTAGGGCGCGCAACGGAACAGGTGACGGATAGAAGACAAGTTCGGCGTCAAAACCATCGCCGACCGTGTAACCACTAGCGGTGGCCCCGGTTGCAACCGGCACAAAGTCGATCAGCACAGCAAAGCGCCCACTGCCATAAAGCCAGGTTTCCAGCCGCCGCAACCGGTCCGGCTGGACCTCGGCACGTGTTGCCCAGACCTGCCAGCGGCCCGACAGGCGCTCCGCCGTTGGATCGGCCAGCAGGGATTCGCGCGTCACTGTCCAGCCGACGGCCTGACGTACATCGGCCTTCAATTCCGGCGATAAGAGACTCTGACGGCGATAGGCTTCGGCGATCAGGTGCAATTGTCCCAGTTCTTCAAGCGCTGTGTGTGGGCGGGCGGCATCGGAGCAGGCGAACAAACGTGCTGGCAACGCATCCAACCGGGCCGCCAGTCCGGAAGCCTTAGCATCCACCAGTCTTTGCGCGATCGTCCGGCAGGCGTTGACGGCATTGGCAGCAAAACCAGCCAGACCGGTATCGATTTGATCGCTTAGCCAGATGTCTAGCTCATCCAGGCCGCCGGCGATTGAGGCTTCGCGGTCCTGACGGTTTCGTTCGCGTGCCGCCGCCGCCCTGGCTTCGGCCTTCGGATCGGGCGCGTCTTCGACCTCTCTGGCCGCCGCGATTGACGCTTTAGTCTTTGTGGGCTTGGTAGGGTCGGCTGCGGAAGTATCCGACGGGCCGCGCCGGCGCGACAGCCAGTCCCTCACCCATTCCGGCGGCGCACCGGGACCGAATGTCGCCTTGCCGTCGGTGCGCAGCCACATAAGTGCGAGCGAATGCTTGCATGGGAATTTGCGGCTGGGGCAGGAGCATTTGTAGCCGGCATCGGCTTCGGTCACGCAAACACGGTATGGCGTAGCACCAGACCCTTGGCATTCGCCCCAGATCAGGCCGGACCCATCGGCGGCCAGGGTCGGCCACTGCGTAATTTTCAGAAGTTTGCGGGCAGCGTCGAGCGATCCCTGATCAGGTGCAAGCGTTTCAATCTTTTCGAAATTCAGACCCAAATTACCCCCCGTCTACTGCCATATATGCCGCAACGATTCATACGGTCAACAATAGAGAGCAAGCAACAGAGTCGATGTGGGATATGTGTATGCAATTTTCGCGTCACACCGAGATATTGGTAACCGTGATATCCTCGATTCTATTTCCGCTCTGGGCGTGTAAAGATGCCTAACCGTTCGGATAGATTGCCATGCCGACTCGCCGGGGATAAGCTTTTTCAATGCCGCGACCGCTATCTCAAGACCAGAAACTGATCCGACGAATTTTGCGGGTCAATCACGCAGGCGAACACGGCGCCGTTTCGATTTATTCTGCCCAGCTTAAGCGACTGCCCTCAGGCGCAAACGACTTGGAGGCCTGGCTGAAGGAAACACTGTCTCATGAGAATGAACATCGGCTGGCATTTCGGGAAGCCATGAGTTCCCGTTTTGCTAAACCCTGTCGCGCATTGTCAGTCTGGAGCGTTGGAGGCTGGTTTTTGGGCAGTATCACTTCCACGTGGGGCCGGACAGGGATTTTCGCATGTACTGCAGCGGTAGAACGAACTGTTCATGCGCACCTTGAGGAGCAAATTGCGTTTCTCCGACACCACGATACCGAACTTGCGGCTTTGGTCGAGCGCATTCAGATTGAGGAGATATCCCATCTTTCCTATGCAGAAGAGAGACTGGGGCCTAAGTCGGGGTTAGCTGCGTCGCTAAGAACAGTGATTTCATTTGCCACAGAAGTGCTCATCGCATTGTCTACGCGCGGAGACTCCATCAGACTGAGATATCGTTTGCAGGCGGCAATTGAGGGGTGAGCAATCTCTGCTCGCTGGCAAGCAGACTTTTTGGACTTTGCGTAGGCGTTTCGGGGCGAGATCATTCGGAATCCGACGAAGTTCCGAATTAGGCGCAAAGAGGACGAGAACAAGTCATTCTTTCCGGGATCGATCGCGACGCTTCTCCTGTTACGCAAGGGTTTGACGGCCAGGGGGCCGGCCGATTATTGATCGCCATTTGCGCGTACAGGTTGCTAAGCAACGCAGGGTCTTGAAAGGCCTCGCTACTGCGGTGCCGTTTCCAGCGCCGCAGTAGCGAAGGCCTTAGCAGGAGCTCTTTAGGCTAAAGAGTGGGCCGGTGTAGGTTCTCACAGACTTCCCTCGCTCTAGGTTCTGGTGAGCCGACCACTGCACCTGGCGGGCACTGTCACTGGCCTTTTGGCGTTGCTCATCCAACAAAACAGCCAGCTTTTGCCTGGCAAGTTTACGGTTTGCATGTTGAGACCGTTGTTCTTGGGCGGTCACAACGAGGCCCGTCGATCTGTGAGTGGCTCGAACAGCACTGTCGGTCTTGTTGACATGCTGCCCTCCGGGCCCGCTCGCTCTCATGGTCTGAAACACAATATCTTCATCCCTGAGATCGGGCATGGCGTCGGGAGATGGCGCGATATTTACACCAACAAACCAGTTCCGGCGTTTGTGACGGGGTCTGAATGGGCTATCGCCTATCCATTGAATAGTCCCCACCCGGGCGGAGACAAAGGCCTGAGCTTGATCGCCCGTCACGCTCATTAGAAGCGATGCGGGCAGTTCCTCTCCAGAGTTGATGACTTCGCATGCGACCCCGTCCTTCAGAGCCTCCCTGGTAAAGGCTCTGGAGAGTTGCGCGACCACCCAGCAGCATTCGTCCGGACCTTTGCCGGAGGTCAAATGGAGAATGATCTCAGTCATGGCGCCTCGTCTTATAGCTCAGGAGAGGCCGTAGCCGTGCGATAGCCCGTATCAGTCCTGCGGCCTCAAGGTCTGCGATAATGCCTGCGATATCTTTGTAAGCCTCCGGGGCCTCCTCGAATATCAAACGGCGGTCTTCGCAGATGACATGGCTTGCAAGTTTAGTACGTTGCAAGTCCGCCGCCTTGTATCGCCGTGAAAGACGCGCATGCGCGTCATTTCGGCTCCACTTTCGGCCCGCGCCATGCGCAAGAGACACGAGGGATTTGTGGGCAAAATCGGGTACGGGTTCGACCAGATAGCTGAAATCCCCTCGCGATCCTGGGATGACGACTAACCCACAGTCTGCGGGTGCGGCACCCTTACGGTGCAACCAACCACTGTCATAAGGGGTAACGCTATTATGGACGATATCCAGGATGCCAGATCCCGATACGCCGATGGCGTCCATAAACCGCTGCGCGATTATTCGCCGATTGAGGACGGCCCACGCAACAGCCTGATCGTGCTCCAAAAGGTATGCCTTCGCTTCGGGCTCAGACGCCATGAGTCCAGACTTACCAGTTCGCGCTAACTGTTCATTCAGAATAGCCTGACCCAGTCCACGCGACCCGCTATGGACCATCATCCAGACCCGGTCCGCCTTGACGTTAAGTGCCGCAAAGCGATCCGTATCCAGAACGTCTTCGATCCGTTGAAACTCGACGAAGTGATTGCCGCCACCGATGGTTCCAAGAGATGGGCTAGCCAGATTGGCGGGAAGGCCAGCGGCACTAAGGGCCGCCTCCATCGCACCTCCCCAGGGGTCATCGAGCCCCTGAAGACGACGATCCACTTGGCTCACACGGAATTTGCGAACGGGAAGGCTTGTTTCCCACAGCGCCATGCCACAACCAATGTCGCTTCCCACGAGGTGGGGCCAGATCCGGTCGGGTGACCAGAAGGCGGCCCCCACGGCAATACCGTTGCCAGCATGCAGATCAGGCAAGCCGACAACCTTACCCATGCCTTCCAGGCGTGCGGTGGCGTCCAATTGATCGATTGCCATCGGGTCAAACCGGCTGAGGTCGCGGCCAATGAGCGATGTTTCACAGCATTTATTCATGGCGTTCCGCCCCCGTGATACGGTTTGCAGCGGGCAGACATTCGGATAGGAACCGCTGTTCCTTCAGGACGCCATCTGTCGGGTCGACAAAGAATCGTCGCCGCCGATATCGGCGTTCATTCGAACCGAGGACTTCACCTTCGAACAGCCATTCGCCGTATCGACCAATAGAAATCCGCGCGAGTACGAAGTCCTCAATGTGCTGGCGCACATGCATTTTCATCGTGCTGCCGGTGTCGAGTTGCGCACAAATCTCACTGAAGACCTCGTCCCATTGTTGTCCGCATCGGCTTCTTAAGAAGCGGACGAGTGGGGCTAGATTCTCGTTTAAGACCTTGGTGTAACGCGTGCTCTCGATAGCGTGCCGTTTATGGCCGATGGCTTTTAGGGTGTAGTCTTTGGTCCTTTTAAGTTTGGGAGAGGCGGCATGACCGGCGCCCCATCGTGGTCTCTCGATAATCACTTTGAACATGTCAGTTCGCATTGCCGCCCCCATGTTTCTGGAAAGACGTCGAATGATGAATGTTAAAGCGGGAAGGGATGGCGGCGCACTTGGCGCGGCCATGAGGGATCAGGCGAGTGTATTCGCCCGATAGGAAATTGCCCATGCAATATGTTCCTGAGAATTTTGGATCGGGAAATCAGATTCGAGGTTTAGGAACATTGCTCGCATGATTTTCTCCTTTCCTTCTTCAGGGCATGCCGGGACTGGCTTTGCGGCAATTAGAGGTTAAACCGCTTTATAGCAACCATATTTGCGATAGTCGTCACGCGTGTAACGAAACCTGTAGCCCGTTTGCATCAGTGTGCGTCTGTCCAGAGGCCAACCTCTTCCGCCCGATGGTGATACAACATGGCGGATTTTGGCCACCACTAACAGAACCATTTGGCGCGAAGGTCTTCGCCTTGTTGACCAGAAAATTTTTGGTCTCGTCTGGGGCTTCGAGCGTCAACGGTTTAAGCTACTAGGCAAAACGCTGTTTCAACGTGCAGGTCATTTCACGTCCTCGACGGGCGTTCTGTGATGGTAGGTTTTGCCGGACGTGATGAATGTTTCAACGCGTTCCCACGCCCTTTTGTCAGATGACTTTGGCGCCTTGAAATCACGTCCCATGAAGTGAGCCACGCCGCCGCAGTGCGGACACTTGTGCCTGAATTCACTTTCAAATAGCCTCGCGGAACGTTCAAATTCTGTGCGGACTGACTTTCCGAGAGATCGTGGTTTTGCCAGGCTGACCAATGGCCGCTTGAACGATTTCCTGCATGTAAAGCAGGCATAGGAGAAAGCGTGCGTCCCGCATCCGTAATCAAGCGGGTTCTGCATTTTCGGCTCCAGTTCCTTTAAAGCAAAGCTAGGCCTTACGCTATGCGTTCCTGGCAGACGGTCTCTACCGTTTTTTGCAACAATCCGACCCGTTCACTGAGCCATGCCAACTCGTCCTCGCCGATACTGTAGCTCGCGGAGTAACGGGCCTCAACATAGGCCCTCCGCAGTCTATCAAACGCTTGGCGGTGCAGCTTAGTCTCTGCCGGCCATATGCCCTTTAGCCGATCATCCAGCGCCTCCGCCTGCGACCGCAGCATGGTGATGCGGTGGCTTTTGGGGCTGTAGAGCGTGAGCGTCAGCAGTAGACCGTGGTAGAGTCGCTCTACTGTCTGGTGAAGATCAAACGCCGCATCCTTAGAGAAGCCTCTGCGCAGAGCTTCCAGGGCGAGCTCATAACGGCTGTGTGCACTTGGTAACCACTGCTCATAATGCCCCCTGGCCTCGGCCAGCCGCTCTGCCTCGGTCAGCGGCTTAGGTGCCACGAGAGGATGCCCCGGGGCCTCGTACAACATGATCCCGTCGCGGGCGATATCGACGAAGAAGGGCCGGCCTCTGGCGAGGTTATCATTCACTTCATTGAGGCTGTGTACGATGAAGTTGACCGGGGTGCGGATGTGCTCAGTGA
Coding sequences:
- a CDS encoding SWIM zinc finger family protein, yielding MGLNFEKIETLAPDQGSLDAARKLLKITQWPTLAADGSGLIWGECQGSGATPYRVCVTEADAGYKCSCPSRKFPCKHSLALMWLRTDGKATFGPGAPPEWVRDWLSRRRGPSDTSAADPTKPTKTKASIAAAREVEDAPDPKAEARAAAARERNRQDREASIAGGLDELDIWLSDQIDTGLAGFAANAVNACRTIAQRLVDAKASGLAARLDALPARLFACSDAARPHTALEELGQLHLIAEAYRRQSLLSPELKADVRQAVGWTVTRESLLADPTAERLSGRWQVWATRAEVQPDRLRRLETWLYGSGRFAVLIDFVPVATGATASGYTVGDGFDAELVFYPSPVPLRALVVTQTSPAQPGGIIDLANGDLETAYAAYEAALSIRPWLAEYPFAFEGAEVRRAGECLYLCGGDLALPLAAAQEASAWPLLRTGPFRGLGLWDGMTFDLRWAETSLGRWTA
- a CDS encoding demethoxyubiquinone hydroxylase family protein, whose amino-acid sequence is MPRPLSQDQKLIRRILRVNHAGEHGAVSIYSAQLKRLPSGANDLEAWLKETLSHENEHRLAFREAMSSRFAKPCRALSVWSVGGWFLGSITSTWGRTGIFACTAAVERTVHAHLEEQIAFLRHHDTELAALVERIQIEEISHLSYAEERLGPKSGLAASLRTVISFATEVLIALSTRGDSIRLRYRLQAAIEG
- the prfH gene encoding peptide chain release factor H, with amino-acid sequence MTEIILHLTSGKGPDECCWVVAQLSRAFTREALKDGVACEVINSGEELPASLLMSVTGDQAQAFVSARVGTIQWIGDSPFRPRHKRRNWFVGVNIAPSPDAMPDLRDEDIVFQTMRASGPGGQHVNKTDSAVRATHRSTGLVVTAQEQRSQHANRKLARQKLAVLLDEQRQKASDSARQVQWSAHQNLERGKSVRTYTGPLFSLKSSC
- a CDS encoding RNA ligase RtcB family protein produces the protein MNKCCETSLIGRDLSRFDPMAIDQLDATARLEGMGKVVGLPDLHAGNGIAVGAAFWSPDRIWPHLVGSDIGCGMALWETSLPVRKFRVSQVDRRLQGLDDPWGGAMEAALSAAGLPANLASPSLGTIGGGNHFVEFQRIEDVLDTDRFAALNVKADRVWMMVHSGSRGLGQAILNEQLARTGKSGLMASEPEAKAYLLEHDQAVAWAVLNRRIIAQRFMDAIGVSGSGILDIVHNSVTPYDSGWLHRKGAAPADCGLVVIPGSRGDFSYLVEPVPDFAHKSLVSLAHGAGRKWSRNDAHARLSRRYKAADLQRTKLASHVICEDRRLIFEEAPEAYKDIAGIIADLEAAGLIRAIARLRPLLSYKTRRHD
- a CDS encoding HEPN domain-containing protein; translation: MLADKLEHLPDVKRRELTRVVQILFDEFEDATKTALSDKRKAGRILKIILFGSYARGDWVEDRSSGYRSDYDLLIVVNGQAFTDLQDYWAKADEHLIREYTVTEHIRTPVNFIVHSLNEVNDNLARGRPFFVDIARDGIMLYEAPGHPLVAPKPLTEAERLAEARGHYEQWLPSAHSRYELALEALRRGFSKDAAFDLHQTVERLYHGLLLTLTLYSPKSHRITMLRSQAEALDDRLKGIWPAETKLHRQAFDRLRRAYVEARYSASYSIGEDELAWLSERVGLLQKTVETVCQERIA